AATTTTGAATCGTATTTTCGGAGATTTTGGAGAAAGTGTTGTCACAGCTAAGCATTACAGAGGAAAGTAAGCAGtgaggagggaagaaatgaagTATGCTGTCTGCTTTGCTTTATcatgtgaaaaagaaacaagctagTCCCACTGAGTTAACAGATGTCCCTGGTTTTCCACTGACCACTGCAAAACCTGCCACCAACATAGGAATGtcttgattaggaaaaaaaaaaagttttcctaaaTATATCTTCCTTGATCCTTTCCTTTTAGGCAGTACAAAGGTATGAGTGAGTGTGAGTGAACAGTACAGGGAAGGTTCTCGGCCACTGTGAGAATTGACTCCACCACTGTCAGTGCTGCCAAAGATCTAGCATGACTAGGGACACCGTCCAACGTAGTATCTCAGCTTTGAGATGCACCAAGCTTTGGTTCGTGCAGAGAACTGACTTCTCCTGAGTACTTTGTGTGCTACCTGCTTTGGATGCACAACAGCCCTTGCATCTGGGGCTGGTGTtactcccactttacagatgagggaaccaaAGCTAAGCAAGATGTCCAgggacatgaaaagaaagaagcagagctGTCCTGAGCCTAGAACTGTCCAGCTCTAGAATCTTTGACTTTTCTCTATTGCAGGCCAGCCCTGCATACCAGTTGGCCCTGATCTCCTAACTTTCTCAGACAATAACATTCTGTTCTGTCTTCTTTCAACTGGTCTGCACAGGACAAGGCaagcttccctccccccacccccagacacagcccctgcatctagcacagtgcctggtaaggtatttatttattgactgcaCCAACCCATACCTGAACCTATTCTTTCCTTACTCCCACAAGAGTCTGGAAAAGAACTGGACATAATAAGATGGGAATGCAATCTCATTCCTTCACAGACAGTCAAGAGCTTGCAGATTCAGTCTAGAAAGCTCCTAGAACAAATTGTGTATGtgcagacaagagaaaaaaaaaagttagtactGGTTCCAGCCCAAGATATTACCTGCCGATACTTAATGATAATCTGCCCATTTCTATAGCTCAGTTTTGTCACCTTCCCAAGACTGAATGTCCCTCCACCCTCCTACCAATCCTTGCTCTGAGATTCTTGACCTCCAAAGCTCTGAACCAAAGCATTCCCACAGAATGAACTCCACATTTGGGAGCTGGCAGTTAGTCCTGAAGTGCATGACAATGTGACTAAGAGCGTGCTGGCAGTATTGGCTGCCCTGGCCACGGGTTGTAGGCAGGAAAATTCTGGGAAGAATGAGGATGGATGACCCTCTTCTGATTCATTGTGCCTGTATGTGTGGGTGTTTGcatgcagagaagagagaagaggtaaAGAACTAAAAGCCCTTCGGTCAACAAAATCACAagccagggaggaagggaaaggtatTTTATGGGCTTGGCTGGAGGAGATGTTGCAGGAATGGAGGGATCCCACAATGCCCTGGAGATGCAGCctcctgccttctcccctccctcccttttcccttcctgcctcagggtcCCAGGTCACCTCCAATCTTCCTGGGAATCCTTGGCCATGGAGTTGGGTGAGACCAGATTGGAAAAGATGGCCTTTCTTGGTGCCATTGTGGCCATAGTCTTGATTTTGTTCAGCTTGTCCCGGGCTTGTTGGCATTTTCTGAGGCAATTCGAACAAAGATCTTTCTCTTCTACCAGATATAAGTTGTCCAGCCTCTTGATGGTATCTATGAATGTATCTGACTCCTCTGCCTTGGGAAAGGGGTTTCGCTTTGTGTTGAGCTTTTTGAGCTTGGGGAGCTTAGAGATGCTCTTGGGAATGCTGGTCAGCAGGTTGTCATGTAACCCCACCTCATGGAGCTCCTTCAGAGCACCCAGCGTGGTGGGCACACTGTCCAGATGGTTCAAGCCTAGGTTCACAGTGCGGATATTCTTGAGCTGATTGAGCTCCACAGGCAGCCCGTTGGTGGTCAGCCTGTTGTTGCTGACATTGAGGTAGAGCAGAGTGGTCATCTGGCCGATGGACTCAGGAAGCTTGTCGAGGTAGTTGCTGTGCAGGTCCAGCCACCGCAGGTTCTGGAACTTGGAGATTGATTCAGGGATTTTTCTGATCAGATTCCGGCTAAGGTCGAGCTCATCCACATCAGTCAGTCTCAGGATGCACTTGGGGAAGTTGGTAATTCCCATCTTGCTCAAGTCAAGGCGTTTTCTCCCATCAAATGTGATTTTGATACAATTCTTGGCCACATTGAGGGTGATCTTCTTGCCCTTGGGGCCTTTCCCGCCCTTGGCCATGTTCTTTTAGTAAGGGTGTATGTTTGAAGCGTGTTGTTCTGTTGGTTGGTGATTGGTTTGAGGGAAAAGTCACAAGAAACTGCTAGATATACTGTGACAAGAAGAGAACAGATGTCTAGTTAGGAGATGACATGAGGGCACTAGACTCCCCCCAAATTGTAATGCTTCACTCACTAGTCgttaaaggagagaaagaggagggtgAACAGAAATTAGGGCATCAGCAGAGGTCACCTAGCCAAAGATCTTCAGCAAATTCAGTGTCCC
The DNA window shown above is from Ailuropoda melanoleuca isolate Jingjing chromosome 6, ASM200744v2, whole genome shotgun sequence and carries:
- the LRRC18 gene encoding leucine-rich repeat-containing protein 18 → MAKGGKGPKGKKITLNVAKNCIKITFDGRKRLDLSKMGITNFPKCILRLTDVDELDLSRNLIRKIPESISKFQNLRWLDLHSNYLDKLPESIGQMTTLLYLNVSNNRLTTNGLPVELNQLKNIRTVNLGLNHLDSVPTTLGALKELHEVGLHDNLLTSIPKSISKLPKLKKLNTKRNPFPKAEESDTFIDTIKRLDNLYLVEEKDLCSNCLRKCQQARDKLNKIKTMATMAPRKAIFSNLVSPNSMAKDSQEDWR